The following are encoded together in the Clostridium sp. BJN0013 genome:
- a CDS encoding phosphopentomutase produces the protein MERIILIVFDSMGIGELPDAEEYGDAGSNTLGNISKAIGGLEIPNLYKLGIGNIQGVENLSRCEEPMGNFGKCTELSKGKDTVTGHWEMAGIVIKTPLNTYSQGFPKDIIEEFQYKIGRKVLGNKVASGTEIINELGKEHVDTGYPIVYTSADSVFQIAAHEKVIPLEELYKMCKIARKMLSGDRTVGRVIARPFIYDKGKYIRTSNRRDFALDPPGKTMLDYIKEAGLDVMAVGKIEDIYNKRGITEAVHIKDNMDGIDKTLNYMKKNKSGIIFTNLVDFDMLYGHRNDIEGYAKAIVEADKRIPEIISYMNREDVLMITADHGCDPTTESTDHSREYIPVLVYGKNLRAGVDVGIRGSYSDIGKTILDFLDIKNDLYGISFKELIKNN, from the coding sequence TTGGAGAGAATAATTTTAATAGTATTTGACAGTATGGGTATAGGAGAATTACCAGATGCAGAAGAATATGGAGATGCAGGAAGTAATACTTTGGGAAATATATCAAAAGCCATAGGCGGATTAGAAATTCCTAATTTATATAAATTGGGAATTGGAAATATACAGGGAGTTGAAAATTTAAGTAGATGTGAAGAACCTATGGGGAATTTTGGGAAATGTACTGAATTATCTAAAGGAAAAGATACTGTAACAGGACACTGGGAAATGGCGGGGATTGTGATTAAAACACCTTTAAATACTTATTCACAGGGATTTCCCAAGGATATAATAGAGGAATTTCAATATAAAATTGGCAGAAAAGTACTTGGAAATAAAGTGGCATCAGGTACAGAAATAATAAACGAATTAGGAAAAGAACATGTAGATACGGGGTATCCTATAGTTTATACTTCAGCAGATAGTGTTTTCCAGATAGCTGCCCATGAAAAGGTCATTCCCTTGGAGGAGCTATATAAAATGTGCAAGATAGCAAGAAAAATGCTCTCGGGAGATAGAACTGTAGGAAGGGTAATTGCAAGGCCTTTTATTTATGACAAAGGGAAATATATAAGAACTTCAAATAGAAGAGATTTTGCACTAGATCCTCCGGGAAAAACCATGCTGGACTATATAAAAGAAGCGGGATTAGATGTAATGGCAGTGGGTAAAATAGAGGATATATACAATAAAAGAGGAATAACAGAGGCCGTTCACATAAAAGATAATATGGATGGCATAGACAAAACTTTAAATTATATGAAAAAAAATAAATCAGGAATTATATTTACAAATTTAGTTGACTTTGATATGTTATATGGACATAGAAATGATATAGAGGGATATGCCAAAGCTATTGTAGAGGCGGATAAAAGGATTCCTGAAATAATTTCTTATATGAATAGGGAAGATGTACTTATGATAACTGCAGATCATGGCTGTGATCCAACCACCGAAAGCACAGATCACTCCAGAGAGTATATACCTGTTTTAGTATATGGAAAAAATTTAAGAGCTGGTGTAGATGTAGGCATAAGGGGTAGTTATTCGGATATAGGCAAAACTATATTAGATTTCTTAGATATAAAAAATGATTTGTATGGAATTAGTTTTAAAGAGCTAATAAAAAATAACTGA
- a CDS encoding NUDIX hydrolase, with the protein MSFFEKTISKETIFSGKIIDLNVHTVELPNGKTSKREIINHAGGVAILAYKDSETLFMVEQFRKPIEGVLLEVPAGKIEKNEDILECAKRELEEEIGYRAKELKYLGRIVTSPGFCDEYIFIYKAEDLYKGRDDLGDEDEFINVKEIKIDRIKEMIKEGKIIDAKTICALMMI; encoded by the coding sequence ATGAGTTTTTTTGAGAAGACCATAAGCAAAGAAACAATATTTAGTGGAAAAATCATTGATTTAAATGTTCATACAGTTGAATTACCAAATGGGAAAACAAGTAAAAGAGAGATAATAAATCATGCAGGTGGAGTAGCAATACTTGCTTACAAAGATAGTGAAACTTTATTTATGGTAGAACAATTTAGAAAACCCATAGAAGGGGTTTTACTCGAAGTACCAGCAGGTAAAATTGAAAAAAATGAAGACATTCTTGAATGTGCCAAAAGAGAATTGGAAGAGGAGATAGGTTATAGGGCCAAAGAACTTAAATATTTAGGTAGAATAGTTACAAGCCCTGGATTTTGTGATGAATATATATTTATTTATAAAGCAGAAGATCTATATAAAGGAAGAGATGATTTAGGAGATGAAGATGAGTTCATAAATGTCAAAGAAATTAAAATAGATAGAATTAAAGAAATGATAAAAGAAGGGAAAATAATAGACGCAAAAACTATTTGTGCCCTTATGATGATATAA
- a CDS encoding MFS transporter, which translates to MQRKARFSKDFMLVAIGQIISIFGNQTLRYALPLYLLNQTGSSALFGTILACSFIPMLILYPIGGIVADRVNKRNIMVILDFGTAILTLLFCLLVGKIDIVPLMAVTMIILYGIQGAYQPAVQASIPILVDTENIMQANSFVNLINSLASMVGPVIGGILFSIVGLAPILYVSIGCFFASAIIMGIFLHIPFEKKQANGNIFVTGINDLKESFRFMFRERPVLWKMSLIFASIGLFLTSLTLIGVPVIITQHLGFTPDTANRLYGYAQGVMAAGAILGGLLAGALSKKLKSKANPFLLIGCALSILLGGIALQTLRGPMEIYIIMVIGCGLLVALSTIFQIQLMTYVQILTPKELTGKVISCVICICMCTNPLGQFIYGIVFEKIGSSTYLPFHVATLIMIGISVLTHRIFYGIDHLIKEQTEKQVVDSD; encoded by the coding sequence ATGCAAAGAAAAGCAAGATTTTCAAAAGATTTTATGCTTGTCGCAATAGGCCAGATTATTTCCATATTCGGAAATCAAACTTTAAGATATGCTCTCCCGCTTTACCTATTAAATCAAACGGGTTCGTCCGCCCTGTTCGGGACAATTTTGGCTTGCTCTTTTATTCCTATGCTTATCCTGTACCCGATAGGAGGAATCGTTGCTGACCGTGTTAACAAAAGAAACATCATGGTGATTCTGGATTTTGGCACAGCAATACTTACTCTCCTGTTTTGCTTACTGGTGGGGAAAATAGATATTGTACCGCTTATGGCAGTCACAATGATTATTTTATATGGCATACAAGGCGCATATCAGCCGGCAGTTCAGGCAAGCATACCTATTTTGGTAGATACAGAAAACATCATGCAAGCAAATTCCTTTGTTAATCTGATCAACTCTCTGGCCAGTATGGTTGGGCCGGTAATTGGCGGTATATTATTTTCTATTGTCGGATTAGCGCCTATTCTATATGTAAGCATTGGCTGCTTTTTTGCATCTGCGATAATAATGGGAATCTTTCTCCATATTCCATTTGAAAAGAAGCAAGCAAATGGAAATATATTCGTTACTGGCATCAATGACCTTAAAGAAAGTTTTCGTTTTATGTTTAGAGAGCGGCCTGTTCTGTGGAAAATGTCTTTAATATTTGCCTCCATTGGTTTATTCTTGACTTCTTTGACTTTGATTGGAGTCCCGGTCATCATTACACAACACTTAGGATTTACCCCTGACACCGCCAATCGCTTATACGGATATGCGCAAGGTGTAATGGCTGCCGGTGCTATATTAGGTGGGCTGCTTGCAGGAGCGTTATCAAAGAAACTGAAATCAAAGGCAAATCCATTTCTCTTAATTGGATGTGCGTTGTCCATTCTTTTAGGAGGGATTGCGCTACAAACACTAAGAGGCCCGATGGAAATCTATATTATCATGGTAATTGGATGTGGCCTATTGGTGGCATTGTCAACAATATTTCAAATTCAACTGATGACATATGTTCAGATATTAACGCCCAAAGAATTAACTGGGAAAGTCATTTCATGCGTTATATGCATTTGCATGTGTACAAATCCTCTTGGACAGTTCATCTATGGTATTGTATTTGAAAAGATAGGAAGCAGCACATATCTCCCGTTTCATGTGGCCACATTGATAATGATAGGAATTAGTGTTCTTACCCACCGTATTTTCTATGGAATTGACCATTTAATAAAAGAACAAACAGAGAAACAGGTGGTTGACAGTGATTGA
- the spoIIM gene encoding stage II sporulation protein M: MLENRTLNLINRHIKNNFWLYIISLLCFFTGIVIGIYSVRYMGGFEKSDLLSYLKNFTSTVNSGNVNYKSIFLETLKNNIPIILVVWFLGLTMIGIPVILIIDIIKGFTIGFTMSFVISSMGIKGMWFSILGVLPQNIIYIPCIIFSSVLAMEFSLMLFKDRARVLLKSHILVRFTSYSMSFLLVCIIMFIGFFMESYLTPNMIKLIVVNFMRILI, encoded by the coding sequence ATGTTAGAAAATAGGACATTAAATTTAATAAATAGACATATAAAAAATAATTTTTGGCTGTATATTATAAGTTTATTATGCTTTTTTACTGGAATAGTTATTGGAATATATAGTGTTAGATATATGGGTGGATTTGAAAAAAGTGACCTTTTAAGTTATCTTAAGAATTTTACATCAACAGTCAATTCAGGAAATGTAAATTATAAATCTATATTTTTAGAGACTTTAAAAAATAATATTCCCATAATTTTAGTGGTATGGTTTTTGGGCCTTACAATGATAGGAATACCTGTAATACTTATAATAGATATAATTAAAGGATTTACAATAGGCTTTACTATGAGTTTTGTAATAAGCAGCATGGGGATTAAAGGAATGTGGTTTTCAATTTTGGGAGTATTACCTCAAAATATAATATACATACCATGTATAATATTTTCTTCTGTGCTTGCTATGGAATTTTCACTTATGCTTTTTAAGGATAGGGCAAGAGTTTTATTAAAATCTCATATTTTAGTCAGATTTACATCTTATTCCATGTCTTTTTTGCTAGTATGTATTATAATGTTTATAGGTTTTTTTATGGAATCCTATTTAACTCCTAATATGATTAAGCTTATTGTAGTAAATTTTATGAGGATATTAATATGA
- the xerD gene encoding site-specific tyrosine recombinase XerD, with the protein MESFLLGYAEQLEKKHMSKNTLDAYIRDISRFYNFIKKRKGNLEEVEVVSIMAYVQYLQKEGKAISSIVRNIVSLRNFYKYLMVKGVINENPLLYYEIPKVKHNIPKVLTVDEVDKLLNSPDSTTYKGIRDKAMLEIMYAAGMKVMELLTLTIYDIDLKFSYIRCKSLKNKERLVPIGSVAVKYLKNYLDIRPKLNIYNLDTLFLNLRGAAMSRQGFWKIVKYYAKKSKIDKDINAFTLRHSFAVHLLQNGADIKSVQELLGHKDLSATQIYSSVLKKNKIAEVYKKSHPRA; encoded by the coding sequence TTGGAAAGCTTTTTACTGGGTTATGCAGAGCAACTGGAAAAAAAGCACATGAGCAAAAATACATTAGATGCATACATAAGGGATATAAGTAGATTCTATAATTTTATAAAAAAAAGAAAGGGAAACTTAGAAGAAGTGGAAGTAGTGTCTATAATGGCATATGTACAGTATCTTCAAAAAGAAGGAAAGGCAATTTCATCCATAGTTAGAAATATAGTTTCTCTTAGAAATTTTTATAAATATTTAATGGTTAAAGGAGTAATAAATGAAAACCCCCTTTTGTATTATGAAATCCCTAAAGTAAAACATAATATCCCTAAAGTTTTAACTGTAGATGAGGTAGACAAGCTTCTTAATTCTCCAGATTCTACTACTTATAAAGGAATAAGGGATAAAGCTATGCTTGAAATAATGTATGCTGCAGGAATGAAGGTGATGGAACTTTTGACTTTAACTATATATGATATAGATCTAAAGTTCTCATATATAAGATGTAAGAGTTTAAAGAACAAGGAAAGATTGGTGCCTATAGGATCTGTAGCAGTAAAATATTTAAAAAATTATTTGGATATAAGACCTAAATTAAATATATACAATTTAGATACCTTGTTTTTGAACTTAAGAGGTGCAGCTATGAGTAGACAGGGATTTTGGAAAATTGTAAAATACTATGCAAAAAAATCTAAGATAGACAAAGATATAAATGCCTTTACTTTAAGACATTCTTTTGCAGTACATTTGCTGCAAAACGGTGCAGACATTAAATCTGTACAGGAACTTTTGGGACATAAAGATTTATCTGCTACCCAGATATATTCTTCAGTACTAAAGAAGAATAAAATTGCAGAAGTATATAAAAAATCTCATCCACGGGCATAA
- the spoIVB gene encoding SpoIVB peptidase, producing the protein MAKKIRNTLYWMLIPILFIISVAYYKESICKNIHWFQNNKIESTFNTVAASDVTVYLGGQPIGVKLNTKGVLVVAFCDIETPKGKVASPAATAGIQIGDNIIKINDALVKNSEQTQAEINKTNGKDVKVLIERNGNRIEKVVRAVSGIDDNNYKIGLWIRDSTAGIGTLTFYDEKSGMFAALGHPIIDIDTGTKLNINSGEIVESSIVSVKKGAKGNPGELKGIFVNEEVKLGNIEKNTECGVFGKGDNKLKKGASCIKIGLRNEIKEGPAKILTTVNGDNPEFYDIQIEKLLSQDLPGPKSMIIKVTDNRLLNKTGGIVQGMSGSPIIQNDKLVGAVTHVLINKPDVGYGIYIDWMLKDTNILSK; encoded by the coding sequence ATGGCAAAAAAAATTAGAAATACTCTATATTGGATGTTAATTCCTATCCTGTTTATAATATCAGTTGCCTATTATAAAGAAAGTATTTGCAAAAATATTCATTGGTTTCAAAATAATAAAATAGAATCTACATTTAATACAGTGGCAGCTAGTGATGTTACTGTATATTTGGGTGGTCAACCTATAGGAGTAAAATTAAATACTAAAGGAGTTTTGGTGGTAGCCTTTTGTGATATAGAGACTCCAAAAGGTAAGGTTGCCAGTCCAGCTGCAACAGCTGGAATACAAATAGGAGACAATATAATTAAAATAAATGATGCTCTTGTAAAAAATTCTGAACAGACTCAAGCTGAAATAAATAAAACGAATGGTAAAGATGTTAAAGTATTAATAGAAAGAAATGGCAATAGGATAGAAAAGGTAGTGAGAGCTGTTAGTGGTATAGATGATAATAACTATAAAATAGGGCTATGGATAAGAGATTCTACTGCAGGAATAGGAACTTTAACCTTTTATGATGAAAAAAGTGGTATGTTTGCTGCATTGGGTCATCCTATAATAGATATAGATACAGGTACAAAATTAAATATAAACTCAGGAGAAATAGTAGAATCCTCTATTGTATCAGTTAAAAAGGGTGCCAAGGGAAATCCAGGAGAGTTAAAAGGTATATTTGTTAATGAGGAAGTTAAACTGGGCAATATAGAAAAAAATACAGAATGTGGGGTATTTGGAAAAGGAGATAATAAACTTAAAAAAGGAGCTAGTTGTATCAAAATTGGACTTAGAAATGAGATTAAAGAAGGTCCTGCCAAAATTTTAACTACTGTCAATGGAGATAATCCTGAATTTTATGATATACAGATAGAAAAATTGTTATCGCAGGACTTACCAGGACCTAAAAGTATGATTATAAAAGTTACAGATAATAGATTATTAAACAAGACAGGTGGAATAGTTCAAGGTATGAGTGGAAGTCCCATAATTCAAAATGATAAATTAGTGGGAGCAGTAACCCATGTGCTCATAAATAAACCCGATGTAGGTTATGGAATTTATATAGATTGGATGTTAAAAGATACAAATATATTGTCAAAATAA
- the spo0A gene encoding sporulation transcription factor Spo0A codes for MEESKINVIIADDNKEFCNILNDYLLNQRDIIVTGIAKDGVEALKLIEEKKPDLVVLDIIMPHLDGLGVLEKLNSMNMEPMPRVIVLSAVGQDKITQRAITLGADYYVVKPFDMDIFTQRIRQMFNNVISSGDEVKKTISLIEAGEIKFSRDNPTDLEQEITNIIHEIGVPAHIKGYMYLREAITMVVNNMELLSAVTKELYPSIAKKYNTTASRVERAIRHAIEVAWSRGQLETINKIFGYTIHNDKGKPTNSEFIAMVADKLRLKNRVS; via the coding sequence ATGGAAGAATCAAAAATAAACGTAATTATTGCAGATGATAATAAAGAATTTTGTAATATTCTAAATGATTATCTTTTAAATCAAAGAGACATAATAGTTACAGGTATTGCAAAAGATGGGGTAGAAGCGCTTAAATTAATTGAAGAAAAAAAACCGGATTTAGTAGTATTGGATATAATAATGCCTCATCTTGACGGACTCGGAGTATTGGAGAAATTAAATAGTATGAATATGGAGCCAATGCCCCGAGTGATAGTTCTATCTGCAGTGGGACAGGATAAAATAACCCAAAGAGCTATAACACTTGGTGCAGATTACTATGTAGTAAAACCTTTTGATATGGATATATTTACTCAAAGAATTAGACAGATGTTTAATAATGTCATAAGTAGCGGAGATGAGGTAAAGAAAACTATATCTCTTATAGAGGCAGGGGAAATAAAATTTTCAAGAGATAATCCTACTGATTTAGAACAGGAAATAACAAATATAATACATGAAATAGGTGTACCTGCACATATAAAAGGATATATGTATTTAAGAGAGGCAATAACCATGGTAGTAAATAATATGGAATTATTATCTGCAGTTACCAAAGAACTGTATCCATCCATAGCTAAAAAATATAACACTACTGCCAGCAGAGTTGAGAGAGCAATAAGACATGCAATTGAGGTAGCTTGGTCAAGAGGACAGTTAGAAACTATAAATAAAATATTTGGATATACCATACATAATGATAAAGGTAAGCCAACCAATAGTGAGTTTATAGCTATGGTCGCTGATAAACTAAGATTAAAAAATAGAGTTAGTTAA
- a CDS encoding endonuclease III, translated as MILDEQKSSFIIEVLKCFLILVFFGMFLPKFIDLIIYNLVVKSHSYDNSIFVYSIFSKNIDIIYNYITVFNEFIKF; from the coding sequence ATGATTTTAGATGAACAAAAATCAAGTTTTATTATAGAAGTATTGAAGTGTTTCCTCATATTGGTATTTTTTGGAATGTTTTTACCTAAATTTATAGACTTAATAATATATAACCTTGTGGTCAAGTCTCATTCCTATGATAACAGTATATTTGTGTACAGTATATTTAGTAAAAATATAGATATAATATACAATTATATTACTGTTTTTAATGAATTTATAAAATTCTAA
- a CDS encoding pyrimidine-nucleoside phosphorylase, protein MDMKYIIQKKKIGESLTSEEIDEMVQGYVREQIPDYQMAAFLMAVCFKGMTEEETANLTLSFVNSGDKMDLSDIKGIKVDKHSSGGVGDKISLIVVPLVAALGIPVAKMSGRGLGHTGGTIDKLEAIEDFNTQLSKNDFISNVNRCKMAIVGQSANLTPADKKIYALRDVTSTVDSIPLIASSIMSKKIASGADAIVLDVKVGSGAFMKSLDEARNLARTMVSIGKSLNKKTIALVTDMNQPLGYEVGNANEVKEAIEVLNGKGAEDETLVALTIASYMSVLGGAFQDVNTAYKTLEELIKSGRAIEKFKELVKIQGGNPHVIDNPQLLPQAQNHIDVKAHKSGYVYKIHAESIGRSAMLLGAGRKTKEDIIDLSAGITMIKKVGDKVLEGDTLCILHSNKDNCMEAEKIALNAFSIGDTQPPKTQYVYDIIE, encoded by the coding sequence ATGGATATGAAATATATAATTCAGAAGAAAAAAATTGGTGAAAGTTTAACATCAGAAGAAATAGATGAAATGGTACAGGGTTATGTGAGGGAACAAATACCTGATTATCAGATGGCAGCTTTTCTCATGGCGGTTTGCTTTAAAGGTATGACTGAAGAGGAGACTGCAAATTTAACCCTGTCTTTTGTTAATTCTGGAGATAAAATGGATTTATCAGATATTAAAGGAATAAAAGTAGATAAACATTCATCTGGAGGTGTAGGAGATAAAATTAGTTTGATTGTTGTACCTTTAGTGGCCGCACTAGGTATACCTGTGGCTAAAATGAGCGGCAGAGGATTGGGTCATACTGGCGGTACCATAGATAAATTGGAGGCCATAGAGGATTTTAACACACAATTAAGCAAAAATGACTTTATAAGTAACGTGAATAGATGTAAAATGGCTATTGTAGGTCAGTCTGCAAACTTAACTCCTGCAGATAAGAAGATCTATGCATTGAGAGATGTTACTTCCACAGTAGATAGTATTCCTCTAATAGCAAGTTCAATTATGAGTAAGAAAATAGCTTCCGGGGCAGATGCAATAGTTTTAGATGTAAAAGTAGGTTCCGGTGCATTTATGAAATCTTTAGATGAAGCTAGGAATCTGGCAAGAACCATGGTTTCAATAGGCAAATCCCTTAATAAAAAAACTATAGCATTGGTTACGGATATGAATCAGCCTTTAGGATATGAAGTAGGAAATGCTAACGAGGTCAAAGAAGCAATAGAAGTATTAAATGGTAAGGGTGCAGAGGACGAAACTTTAGTGGCACTTACGATAGCTTCTTATATGTCAGTATTAGGTGGAGCATTTCAAGATGTGAATACAGCATATAAGACTTTAGAGGAACTGATCAAATCAGGCAGGGCAATAGAAAAATTCAAGGAATTAGTAAAGATACAAGGAGGAAATCCCCACGTAATTGATAATCCACAGCTGCTTCCTCAGGCACAAAACCATATAGATGTGAAGGCTCATAAAAGCGGCTATGTATACAAAATTCATGCTGAATCCATAGGAAGGTCTGCAATGTTACTTGGTGCTGGTAGGAAGACAAAAGAGGATATAATTGACTTATCTGCTGGAATTACGATGATTAAAAAAGTGGGAGATAAGGTTTTGGAAGGTGATACTCTCTGTATTTTACATAGTAATAAGGATAATTGTATGGAAGCAGAAAAAATAGCTCTAAATGCTTTTTCTATAGGTGATACGCAGCCTCCGAAAACTCAGTATGTTTACGACATTATAGAATAA
- the recN gene encoding DNA repair protein RecN, with product MLLQLNIKNFALIEKLIISFESGFNILSGETGAGKSILIDAINYVMGSKFNKDLIRTGKNKTFVEAVFTIENPKTLEILNEEGISGEEGMVIISRESFQSGRTIAKVNGKSILVSNLRKISSTLLDIHGQHDSQNLLAEENHISYLDYYGESALHIPLKDYREKYESLNNIKRKICEVSQKGENKEKITDFLKYQIDEIDSANLIEGEEEKLNEKFKIFSNQEKINTVINDCYIKLYSGEEGKISIYDSLGIIIKQLNSIKNIMPEIDNIYNSFENIYYNIEGNIEDLRGIKDNFYYDANELEYINNRIHQINNFKNKYGSNVKDILNYRDKIKSKYEEMKNMSQVIEKLNLEKIKLEDTLKLKGKEIHEIRSKLAKDLEKNIKNELDFVGLEKSKFKIQVKMEDKFTSKGMDDVKFYIATNPGEPLKPLEKIVSGGELSRIMLALKTVFIDKDFIPSVIFDEIDTGISGRIAQCVAEKMYVISKKHQVFCVTHLPQIACMSDIHYWVSKQVIDNMTYTKVKKMNKKEKEYEIARMIGGSEVTKITLEHARELINMADLKKDKIK from the coding sequence ATGCTGCTTCAATTAAATATAAAAAATTTTGCCCTTATAGAAAAATTAATTATATCTTTTGAATCAGGTTTTAATATACTTTCAGGGGAAACAGGTGCAGGTAAATCCATACTTATTGATGCTATAAATTATGTGATGGGGAGTAAATTTAATAAGGATTTAATAAGGACAGGTAAAAATAAAACCTTTGTGGAAGCTGTTTTTACTATAGAAAATCCTAAAACTTTGGAAATATTAAATGAAGAAGGTATTTCAGGAGAAGAAGGCATGGTTATAATCAGCAGGGAATCCTTTCAATCTGGAAGAACTATTGCAAAGGTAAATGGAAAGTCAATTTTAGTATCTAATTTAAGGAAAATAAGCAGTACATTATTGGATATACATGGACAGCATGATAGCCAGAATTTACTGGCAGAAGAAAATCACATAAGCTATTTAGATTATTATGGAGAAAGTGCTCTTCATATCCCATTAAAAGATTATAGGGAAAAGTATGAAAGTTTAAACAATATTAAAAGAAAAATATGTGAAGTATCACAAAAAGGTGAAAATAAGGAAAAAATCACAGATTTTTTAAAATATCAGATAGATGAAATAGATTCTGCAAATTTAATTGAAGGGGAAGAGGAAAAATTAAATGAAAAATTCAAAATCTTCTCAAATCAGGAAAAAATAAATACTGTTATTAATGATTGTTACATAAAATTATATAGTGGAGAAGAAGGAAAAATTTCCATATATGATAGTTTAGGAATAATTATAAAACAATTAAATTCCATAAAAAATATTATGCCTGAAATTGACAATATCTATAATTCCTTTGAAAATATATATTATAATATAGAGGGAAATATAGAGGATTTAAGAGGTATTAAAGATAATTTTTACTATGATGCAAATGAACTGGAGTACATAAATAATAGAATACACCAGATAAATAATTTTAAAAATAAGTATGGAAGTAATGTAAAGGATATATTAAATTATAGAGATAAAATAAAATCTAAATATGAAGAAATGAAAAATATGTCTCAGGTTATAGAAAAATTAAATTTGGAAAAAATAAAATTAGAAGATACACTTAAATTAAAAGGTAAGGAAATTCATGAAATAAGAAGTAAATTAGCAAAGGATTTAGAGAAAAACATTAAAAATGAATTGGATTTTGTAGGGCTTGAAAAAAGTAAATTTAAAATACAAGTTAAAATGGAAGATAAATTTACTTCAAAAGGTATGGACGATGTAAAATTTTATATAGCTACTAATCCTGGAGAACCATTGAAACCTCTGGAAAAAATTGTATCAGGAGGAGAGCTTTCCAGAATAATGCTGGCACTAAAGACAGTATTTATAGATAAGGATTTTATTCCCTCTGTTATATTTGATGAAATAGATACAGGTATAAGTGGAAGAATAGCACAGTGTGTAGCAGAAAAAATGTATGTAATATCTAAAAAGCATCAGGTGTTTTGTGTTACCCATCTTCCTCAAATTGCATGTATGTCAGATATTCACTATTGGGTTTCAAAACAGGTAATTGATAATATGACCTATACTAAAGTAAAAAAAATGAATAAAAAGGAAAAGGAATATGAAATAGCAAGAATGATAGGTGGCAGTGAAGTTACAAAAATTACTTTAGAACATGCCAGAGAACTTATTAATATGGCGGATTTAAAAAAGGACAAAATTAAATAG
- a CDS encoding arginine repressor gives MKVTRHAKILEIINSNNIETQEELAEKLKSSGMNVTQATVSRDIKELKLIKVLSDNGKYKYATISHTESFLSNKLVNIFSQTVISVENIDNFVVIKTISGSASAAAEAIDSLGFIGIAGTIAGDNTIFVMARDKEKAHSITQKMKKMISQ, from the coding sequence ATGAAGGTAACTAGACACGCTAAAATACTGGAAATTATTAATTCGAATAATATTGAAACTCAGGAGGAACTAGCAGAAAAACTTAAAAGTAGTGGTATGAATGTAACTCAGGCCACTGTTTCTAGAGATATAAAAGAATTAAAGCTTATAAAAGTATTGTCGGATAATGGGAAATATAAGTATGCAACCATATCTCATACGGAAAGTTTTTTATCCAATAAACTTGTAAATATATTTTCCCAAACTGTAATAAGTGTTGAAAATATAGATAATTTTGTAGTTATAAAGACTATTTCAGGTTCTGCTTCTGCAGCAGCAGAAGCTATAGATTCACTAGGGTTCATTGGCATAGCAGGAACTATAGCTGGAGATAATACTATATTTGTGATGGCTAGGGACAAAGAAAAGGCCCATAGTATAACTCAAAAGATGAAAAAAATGATTTCACAGTAG